The following coding sequences lie in one Kribbella sp. NBC_00709 genomic window:
- a CDS encoding NUDIX hydrolase: MERVDCVGALVYDEERRLLVVRRANEPGRGLWSIPGGRVEPGEDDPTAVAREVAEETGLTVAVGDLVGEVERPGLRGQLYVIRDYQATAVGGTLTAGDDASDARFVTRSEFLALSTTTLLVSTLEQWNAMPG, encoded by the coding sequence ATGGAGCGCGTCGACTGTGTAGGAGCCCTCGTGTACGACGAGGAGCGCCGGCTGCTCGTGGTGAGACGGGCCAACGAGCCCGGCCGGGGTCTCTGGTCCATTCCGGGCGGCCGGGTCGAGCCGGGTGAGGACGATCCCACCGCGGTCGCGCGCGAGGTCGCGGAGGAGACCGGGCTGACTGTGGCGGTCGGAGACCTGGTCGGCGAGGTCGAGCGGCCCGGCCTGCGCGGTCAGCTCTATGTGATTCGCGACTACCAGGCGACGGCGGTCGGCGGGACGCTCACCGCGGGTGACGACGCGTCAGACGCGCGGTTCGTGACGCGGTCGGAGTTCCTGGCGCTGTCCACGACGACGCTGCTCGTTTCCACGTTGGAGCAGTGGAACGCCATGCCGGGTTGA
- a CDS encoding helix-turn-helix domain-containing protein has protein sequence MLDPWIETVTLKPATTPITVLAPDPATTVVWRMTRAGESDVLIAGPRTQAAYHETKDLPVCVRLRIRPGRVTALLGTPADELVDRTVPLEDLVGRRAQHLAEHLVADRHRPAKAVEALRGFLVGQLPPRLPGRLDLVTNAVAGLAPPAEGMPAPRRVSDTAAGLGVSERYLRRVFREDVGVSPKHFARMARVRSLIDQAGRPWAETAAYAGYTDQSHLIADFRSLMRVTPKAFAAGKVPLSTC, from the coding sequence GTGCTCGACCCGTGGATTGAGACCGTCACGCTGAAGCCGGCGACCACGCCGATCACCGTACTGGCGCCCGACCCGGCGACGACGGTGGTCTGGCGGATGACGCGGGCGGGGGAGAGCGACGTACTGATCGCGGGGCCGCGGACGCAGGCGGCGTACCACGAGACGAAGGATCTGCCGGTGTGCGTACGGCTCCGGATCCGGCCGGGACGCGTGACGGCGCTGCTCGGCACGCCCGCGGACGAACTGGTCGACCGGACCGTCCCGCTGGAGGACCTCGTCGGTCGGCGGGCGCAGCACCTCGCCGAGCACCTCGTCGCTGATCGTCACCGGCCGGCCAAGGCGGTCGAGGCGCTCCGCGGCTTCCTGGTAGGTCAGCTGCCGCCTCGGTTGCCCGGCCGACTGGATCTCGTGACCAACGCCGTCGCCGGGCTGGCACCACCGGCTGAGGGAATGCCGGCGCCGCGGCGGGTGAGCGACACGGCCGCCGGGCTCGGCGTGAGCGAGCGCTATCTGCGGCGCGTGTTCCGTGAGGACGTCGGCGTGTCACCCAAGCATTTCGCCCGGATGGCGCGCGTGCGCAGCCTGATCGATCAGGCCGGCCGGCCCTGGGCCGAGACCGCGGCGTACGCCGGATACACCGACCAGTCCCACCTGATCGCGGACTTCCGCTCGCTGATGCGCGTCACCCCGAAAGCGTTTGCCGCCGGCAAGGTCCCGCTCAGCACCTGCTGA
- a CDS encoding NAD(P)H-binding protein — protein sequence MILVTGATGTIGSELVRQLVARGIPVRGMTRRELPGFVQADFDDPGSLRKAIDGVDAVFLLSAPGPRVPEHDRAMVAAAVDGGVGRIVKLSAIGSTDEGMPGNWHADGERAVRESGLAWTILRPAGFASNVLRWLPAIRGDQPIPNQTGDGEHAFVDPRDVAAVAASALVSGDHDGQTYTLTGPELLSVPDQVAIMADVLGQALRVGDVPLEVHAEQLRVAGLDEAVISVALRGAALIRDGGEQTLTDDVERVLGRPAGSFRAWVESNRAAFGDGQHLADDRR from the coding sequence ATGATCCTGGTTACGGGTGCGACCGGCACCATCGGCAGTGAGCTCGTCCGTCAACTGGTCGCCCGCGGCATCCCCGTTCGCGGGATGACGCGCCGGGAGCTGCCTGGTTTCGTCCAAGCGGATTTCGACGATCCCGGATCGTTGCGGAAGGCAATCGATGGGGTGGACGCGGTGTTCCTGCTCAGCGCGCCGGGGCCTCGGGTGCCGGAGCATGACCGGGCGATGGTGGCGGCCGCGGTGGACGGCGGCGTGGGCCGGATCGTGAAGTTGTCGGCGATCGGGAGTACGGACGAGGGGATGCCGGGGAACTGGCACGCGGACGGCGAGCGTGCGGTACGGGAGAGCGGGCTGGCATGGACGATCCTGCGACCGGCCGGGTTTGCGTCGAACGTGCTGCGGTGGCTGCCCGCGATCCGAGGCGATCAGCCGATTCCCAACCAGACCGGGGACGGCGAGCACGCGTTCGTCGATCCCCGTGATGTCGCGGCGGTCGCGGCGTCGGCGTTGGTGTCGGGCGACCACGACGGGCAGACGTACACGTTGACCGGGCCGGAATTGCTGAGCGTGCCGGATCAGGTGGCGATCATGGCCGACGTACTCGGGCAGGCGTTGCGCGTGGGCGACGTACCGCTCGAGGTTCATGCGGAGCAGTTGCGGGTGGCGGGGCTCGACGAGGCGGTGATTTCGGTTGCGCTGCGAGGCGCCGCGTTGATCCGGGACGGTGGGGAGCAGACGTTGACGGATGACGTCGAGCGGGTGCTGGGGCGGCCGGCGGGGAGCTTTCGGGCGTGGGTGGAAAGCAATCGCGCTGCCTTCGGTGATGGGCAACACTTGGCGGATGACCGACGCTGA